From Streptomyces qinzhouensis, one genomic window encodes:
- the eccCa gene encoding type VII secretion protein EccCa: protein MSTVLFRRPARRRGPDMPEGELSLQEPPTLPEAESNTSAMWTYLPMGLTSLGMLMMFLRPNQATVFSYVAIGLMLLSSVVMILAQVIRSASERKRKLKGDRRDYLRYLTQMRRKIRVTVSEQQKALAWRHPEPAALWALGGTSRQWERRASDEDFSEVRVAVGEQKLALRLAPLATRPVEDLEPLSAHALRSFIRAYGTLPDQPIALYLRAWSRVLVTGDEERARALVRALLAQLAAFHAPEELNVALCVSDERRAEWEWLKWLPHAQHGYQRDGAGQARLAAADFQSLEELLGADFTQRPPFDPDTPPGREEPFTLVVVDGGSIPGGHRVTGAGYRNAVLVDLSAALAWKSGRGTLRLRLDEEGLHLVRTDRDRKEQSTLLGVPDALGPVAAQALARRLAPYRLGGGVTASEPFVTETELTALLGIADLRRHEPERLWRFPVEGRGRLRVPIAVGEDGTPVELDIKESAQGGMGPHGMLIGATGSGKSELLRTLVLGLALTHSSETLNFVLVDFKGGATFLGMDELPHTSAVITNLADEVALVGRMQDALHGELVRRQELLRKAGNYASVLEYERARAGGTPLAPLPSLFVVVDEFSELLAAHRDFMELFVMIGRLGRSLGVHLLLASQRLEEGRMSQLEGHLSYRIGLRTFSAIESRGVLGVPDAYHLPSQPGSGYLKSGVEALTRFRAAYVSGSYKAPRRGSARQAQIARQVVPWGTEWVVPRVLPAAPDPEPETEPEPSSEESLLGLALEKLRGSGPPAHQVWLPPLDAPPALDTLLPPLTPHPELGLTAADWPDRGRLRVPVGLVDRPFEQVRDLLMVDLSGAGGHLAVAGGPQSGKSTLLRTLVCALALTHTPRETQFYCLDFGGGALSSLAGLPHVGGVAGRLDRERIARTLAEVTSLLNRREVFFQENGIDSMATYRRRRAQGDYPDAPFGDVFLVVDGWSTVRTDMADDLEHFQGIASRGLNYGVHLVISTSRWVEVPSWLRDQIGNKLELRMGDPMDSTVDVRKAATVPVSPGRGLNTDKMHFLAALPRIDGEERAEDLADAIADLVAAVADSWDAPAAPPVRMLPTALPVAELPAGPDPLRITIGLDQAELAPVRHDFTQSPHLYLVGDTESGKTSALRLVAQQIMARHSPDEARFLVADFRRELIGAIPEEYRLGHAVSADPLREYVSGVARAMAERAPGADISPARMRRADWWEGPRLFVLIDDYELIGSGFDSPVEPLLTHLPLGYEVGLHLIVARAASGAGRQDPLVRKLQEVNSSVLLLSCPPSEGGVVDGVRSRILPPGRAQSVVRRKPGMMQLALPDEVAEESGADEE from the coding sequence GTGAGCACCGTGCTGTTCCGTCGGCCCGCGCGCCGCCGCGGCCCCGACATGCCCGAGGGAGAGCTGAGTCTCCAGGAGCCGCCGACGCTTCCGGAGGCGGAGTCGAACACCTCGGCGATGTGGACCTATCTGCCGATGGGTCTCACCTCGCTGGGCATGCTCATGATGTTCCTGAGGCCGAACCAGGCCACGGTCTTCAGCTATGTCGCCATCGGGCTGATGCTGCTCTCGTCCGTGGTGATGATCCTGGCCCAGGTGATCCGCAGCGCGAGTGAACGCAAACGCAAACTCAAGGGCGACCGGCGGGACTATCTGCGCTATCTGACGCAGATGCGCCGCAAGATCCGGGTCACCGTTTCGGAGCAGCAGAAGGCCCTCGCCTGGCGGCATCCGGAGCCCGCCGCGCTCTGGGCGCTGGGCGGCACCAGCCGCCAGTGGGAGCGCCGGGCGTCCGACGAGGACTTCAGCGAGGTGCGGGTCGCGGTCGGCGAGCAGAAGCTCGCGCTGCGGCTCGCGCCGCTCGCCACCCGGCCGGTGGAGGATCTGGAGCCGCTGTCCGCACACGCCCTGCGCAGTTTCATCCGGGCCTACGGCACCCTCCCGGACCAGCCCATCGCGCTCTATCTGCGCGCCTGGTCCCGGGTGCTGGTCACGGGCGACGAGGAGCGGGCCCGGGCGCTGGTACGGGCCCTGCTGGCGCAGCTCGCCGCGTTCCACGCGCCGGAGGAGCTGAATGTCGCGCTCTGCGTGTCCGACGAGCGGCGCGCCGAGTGGGAGTGGCTCAAGTGGCTGCCGCACGCCCAGCACGGCTATCAGCGGGACGGGGCCGGCCAGGCCCGGCTGGCCGCGGCCGACTTCCAGTCGCTGGAGGAGCTGCTGGGCGCCGACTTCACCCAGCGTCCGCCGTTCGATCCGGACACCCCGCCGGGCCGGGAGGAGCCCTTCACCCTCGTGGTCGTCGACGGCGGGTCGATACCCGGCGGGCACCGGGTGACGGGCGCCGGATACCGCAATGCCGTGCTGGTCGACCTGAGTGCCGCACTGGCGTGGAAATCGGGCCGCGGGACGCTGCGACTGCGTCTCGACGAGGAGGGCCTGCATCTGGTCCGAACCGATCGCGATCGCAAAGAGCAGTCGACTCTTCTGGGGGTGCCCGACGCCTTGGGCCCGGTCGCCGCACAGGCGCTGGCCCGGCGGCTCGCCCCGTACCGCCTCGGCGGCGGGGTCACCGCGTCCGAGCCGTTCGTCACCGAGACGGAGCTGACCGCGCTGCTGGGCATCGCGGACCTGCGGCGGCATGAACCGGAGCGGCTGTGGCGCTTCCCCGTCGAGGGCCGGGGGCGGCTGCGGGTGCCGATCGCGGTCGGTGAGGACGGCACCCCCGTCGAGCTGGACATCAAGGAGTCCGCCCAGGGCGGCATGGGCCCGCACGGCATGCTGATCGGCGCCACCGGCTCCGGAAAGAGCGAACTGCTGCGGACCCTGGTCCTGGGTCTCGCGCTCACCCACTCCTCGGAGACGCTCAACTTCGTCCTCGTCGACTTCAAGGGCGGCGCGACCTTCCTCGGCATGGACGAACTGCCGCACACCTCGGCCGTGATCACCAACCTCGCCGACGAGGTCGCGCTCGTCGGCCGGATGCAGGACGCCCTCCACGGCGAACTCGTCCGCCGTCAGGAGCTGCTGCGGAAGGCCGGCAACTACGCCTCGGTCCTGGAGTACGAGCGGGCCCGGGCCGGCGGTACCCCGCTCGCCCCGCTGCCGAGCCTCTTCGTCGTCGTCGACGAGTTCAGCGAACTGCTCGCGGCACACCGGGACTTCATGGAGCTGTTCGTGATGATCGGCCGGCTCGGCCGGTCCCTCGGGGTCCATCTGCTGCTCGCCTCCCAGCGGCTCGAGGAGGGCCGGATGAGCCAGCTGGAAGGCCATCTCTCGTACCGGATCGGCCTGCGGACCTTCTCCGCCATCGAATCCCGGGGCGTCCTCGGCGTGCCCGATGCCTACCATCTGCCCTCGCAGCCGGGCAGCGGCTATCTCAAGAGCGGGGTGGAGGCGCTGACCCGGTTCCGGGCCGCGTATGTCTCCGGCAGCTACAAGGCGCCCCGGCGCGGGAGCGCCCGGCAGGCGCAGATCGCCCGCCAGGTCGTGCCCTGGGGAACCGAATGGGTGGTGCCTCGGGTGCTGCCCGCGGCCCCCGATCCGGAGCCCGAGACCGAGCCCGAGCCTTCGAGCGAGGAGAGCCTCCTCGGCCTGGCCCTGGAGAAGCTGCGGGGCAGCGGCCCGCCCGCCCATCAGGTGTGGCTGCCACCGCTCGACGCACCGCCCGCCCTCGATACGCTGCTGCCGCCGCTGACCCCGCATCCGGAGCTCGGTCTCACCGCCGCCGACTGGCCGGACCGCGGCCGGCTGCGGGTGCCCGTCGGCCTGGTGGACCGGCCGTTCGAGCAGGTACGGGATCTGCTCATGGTCGATCTGTCCGGCGCGGGCGGCCATCTCGCCGTCGCGGGCGGACCGCAGAGCGGCAAGAGCACCCTGCTGCGGACCCTGGTCTGCGCCCTGGCCCTCACCCACACACCTCGTGAGACCCAGTTCTACTGCCTCGACTTCGGCGGCGGCGCCCTCTCGTCACTCGCCGGGCTGCCCCATGTCGGCGGGGTCGCCGGCCGGCTGGACCGGGAGCGCATCGCCCGCACCCTGGCGGAGGTCACCTCCCTGCTGAACCGGCGTGAGGTGTTCTTCCAGGAGAACGGCATCGACTCGATGGCCACCTACCGCAGACGGCGGGCACAGGGCGACTACCCCGATGCGCCGTTCGGCGATGTCTTCCTCGTCGTCGACGGCTGGTCCACCGTCCGTACCGATATGGCGGACGATCTGGAGCACTTCCAGGGCATCGCGTCCCGCGGCCTCAACTACGGCGTCCACCTCGTCATCAGCACCTCGCGCTGGGTGGAGGTGCCGTCGTGGCTGCGGGACCAGATCGGCAACAAGCTGGAGCTGCGGATGGGCGATCCGATGGACTCCACCGTCGACGTCCGCAAGGCGGCCACCGTGCCCGTCAGCCCCGGCCGGGGTCTGAACACCGACAAGATGCACTTCCTGGCCGCGCTGCCCCGGATCGACGGCGAGGAGCGGGCCGAGGATCTGGCGGACGCCATCGCCGACCTCGTCGCGGCGGTCGCGGACAGCTGGGACGCGCCCGCCGCGCCGCCCGTGCGGATGCTGCCCACCGCGCTGCCGGTGGCCGAACTCCCCGCGGGCCCCGACCCGCTGCGGATCACCATCGGGCTCGACCAGGCGGAACTGGCGCCCGTCCGGCACGACTTCACCCAGAGCCCGCACCTCTATCTGGTGGGCGACACCGAGAGCGGCAAGACCAGCGCGCTGCGGCTGGTCGCCCAGCAGATCATGGCCCGGCACAGCCCGGACGAGGCCCGGTTCCTCGTCGCCGACTTCCGCCGCGAGCTGATCGGCGCGATCCCCGAGGAGTACCGCCTGGGGCACGCAGTCTCCGCCGATCCGCTGCGGGAGTACGTCAGCGGGGTGGCCCGCGCGATGGCCGAGCGGGCCCCCGGCGCCGATATCTCCCCGGCGCGCATGCGGCGCGCGGACTGGTGGGAGGGGCCCCGGCTGTTCG
- the eccD gene encoding type VII secretion integral membrane protein EccD translates to MTETSGISSPGLCRLTVKTPRRLLDLAVPGDVPLADLLPTLLDHAGEELAEQGIEHGGWILQRLGEDPLDEESTPEALGLRDGETLHLRPRADTLPAIHFDDLVDGVAGSMRERPHGWTARSGRRMLLGTATLLLAAGWVICVLPGGPLTTRAAVAAVTGLLVLFGAAAASRAVGDAAAGAALGVFVPPYLALAGALLTAGDTDGGGLLTGSGMLAAAAAAAGGAVLAVAAVAAYVPLLLSLAVLAVGGAVWGVLMLTLDTGAGPAAAPVAVVAVILGGLVPGISFRLSGLRLPVLPSNAEELQEGIDPHPHGHVVTRTGLAEEWMTALYAAIGLLLAGILTALLADDPGTPARVTAAVICLLLLLHSRGIGHAWQRPAVFLPGLYGLVLMALTTAPELAPERRPVLLASLLALAGAAAIASWTVPGRRMLPHWGRAGDILHTCAAVALIPLSLWVLGVYGRLRGISG, encoded by the coding sequence ATGACGGAAACTTCGGGCATATCGAGCCCCGGTCTGTGCCGGCTGACGGTCAAGACCCCCCGGAGACTGCTCGATCTCGCGGTCCCGGGCGACGTCCCGCTGGCGGACCTGCTGCCGACCCTCCTCGACCACGCGGGCGAGGAGCTCGCCGAGCAGGGCATCGAGCACGGCGGCTGGATCCTCCAGCGGCTCGGCGAGGATCCCCTCGACGAGGAGAGCACCCCCGAGGCGCTCGGCCTGCGCGACGGCGAGACCCTGCATCTGCGGCCCCGCGCCGACACCCTGCCCGCGATCCACTTCGACGATCTGGTCGACGGTGTCGCCGGCAGCATGCGCGAACGCCCCCACGGCTGGACCGCCCGCAGCGGCCGCCGGATGCTGCTGGGCACCGCCACCCTCCTGCTGGCCGCCGGATGGGTGATCTGCGTACTGCCCGGCGGGCCGCTCACCACCCGCGCCGCCGTCGCCGCCGTCACCGGACTCCTGGTGCTCTTCGGCGCCGCCGCGGCCTCCCGGGCGGTCGGCGACGCGGCCGCCGGAGCCGCCCTCGGGGTCTTCGTACCGCCCTATCTCGCCCTCGCCGGAGCGCTGCTGACCGCCGGTGACACCGACGGCGGCGGGCTGCTGACCGGCTCCGGGATGCTCGCCGCCGCGGCCGCCGCCGCGGGCGGGGCCGTCCTCGCGGTCGCCGCGGTCGCCGCCTATGTGCCCCTGCTGCTCTCCCTGGCCGTCCTCGCCGTCGGCGGCGCCGTCTGGGGCGTTCTGATGCTCACCCTCGACACCGGCGCCGGGCCCGCCGCCGCCCCCGTCGCGGTGGTCGCCGTCATCCTCGGCGGACTGGTCCCCGGCATCTCCTTCCGGCTCTCCGGACTGCGACTGCCCGTTCTGCCGTCCAACGCCGAGGAACTCCAGGAGGGCATCGACCCGCACCCCCACGGCCACGTCGTGACCAGGACCGGCCTGGCCGAGGAGTGGATGACCGCCCTGTACGCGGCCATCGGCCTGCTGCTCGCCGGGATCCTCACCGCCCTCCTCGCCGACGACCCCGGCACCCCCGCCCGGGTCACCGCCGCCGTCATCTGCCTGCTCCTGCTGCTCCACTCCCGCGGCATCGGCCACGCCTGGCAGCGCCCCGCCGTCTTCCTGCCCGGCCTCTACGGGCTGGTCCTCATGGCCCTGACCACGGCCCCCGAACTCGCCCCGGAACGACGGCCCGTGCTGCTCGCTTCCCTGCTCGCCCTCGCCGGTGCCGCGGCCATCGCCTCCTGGACGGTGCCCGGCCGCCGGATGCTGCCCCACTGGGGCCGCGCCGGGGACATCCTCCACACCTGCGCGGCGGTCGCCCTGATCCCGCTGTCGCTCTGGGTACTCGGCGTGTACGGCCGCCTTCGCGGCATCTCCGGCTGA
- the eccB gene encoding type VII secretion protein EccB, producing the protein MQSRKDQVQAHMFVMGRLTGGMLRQDPDAPETPAGRTNRGLAWGIGLAVVLVLGFLLYGLIAPAGTKTWRTSNALIVQKDTGTRYLYLDGVLRPVHNYASARLIAEKAPAAVTVSAASLRGERRGTPVGIPGAPDALPAPRDLERGASWQVCAEEPLRTGPDGTGRQTRTSLRLGPAADGEVPGRDQAVLVRADDGTRHLLWGDQRLRIGGHGALQALGYSGTTPVPVSAAFLSSLPAGADLVAPEIEGRGTQTGRIGTATARVGQVFRLESPGATGQYFLLEKAGLRPVSALAAALVLGDGRTAAQAYPGTRPAALPLTAAALTQRQAPAAKTAQTPADWPNTTPPIVRAAAGATLCAQITPEGTTPRVRLVLTAAAVPATPPARGPELAPACLPVDGITVRPGRGALVAALGAGGGVRGTTTYLVTDVGVKYRIGEGAAAQRLGLKGASVQAVPSRLLDMLPTGPDLDIAAATGATDGRKPANQPCR; encoded by the coding sequence GTGCAGTCCAGAAAAGACCAGGTCCAGGCGCATATGTTCGTCATGGGCCGACTCACCGGCGGCATGCTCCGCCAGGACCCCGACGCCCCCGAGACCCCGGCCGGCCGCACCAACCGCGGCCTGGCCTGGGGCATCGGCCTCGCCGTCGTCCTCGTCCTCGGCTTTCTGCTCTACGGACTCATCGCACCCGCCGGCACCAAGACCTGGCGCACCTCGAACGCGCTGATCGTCCAGAAGGACACCGGCACCCGCTATCTGTACCTCGACGGCGTACTCCGCCCGGTGCACAACTACGCCTCCGCCCGGCTGATCGCCGAGAAGGCGCCCGCCGCCGTCACCGTCTCCGCGGCCTCCCTGCGCGGCGAGCGGCGCGGCACCCCCGTCGGCATTCCCGGCGCCCCGGACGCCCTGCCCGCCCCCCGCGACCTGGAGCGCGGCGCCTCCTGGCAGGTCTGCGCCGAAGAACCCCTGCGCACCGGCCCCGACGGCACCGGCCGGCAGACCCGTACCTCCCTCCGGCTGGGCCCGGCAGCCGACGGCGAGGTCCCCGGCCGCGACCAGGCCGTCCTCGTCCGCGCCGACGACGGAACCCGCCATCTCCTCTGGGGCGACCAGCGGCTCCGCATCGGCGGCCACGGCGCCCTCCAGGCCCTCGGCTACTCCGGCACCACCCCCGTCCCCGTCTCGGCCGCCTTCCTCAGCAGCCTCCCCGCCGGCGCCGATCTGGTGGCCCCCGAGATCGAAGGCCGCGGTACGCAGACCGGGCGGATCGGGACCGCGACGGCCCGGGTGGGCCAGGTGTTCCGCCTCGAATCACCCGGCGCGACCGGCCAGTACTTCCTGCTGGAGAAGGCCGGGCTGCGCCCTGTCAGCGCACTCGCCGCCGCCCTCGTCCTGGGCGACGGCCGCACCGCCGCCCAGGCCTACCCCGGCACCCGGCCCGCCGCGCTGCCCCTGACCGCCGCCGCGCTGACCCAGCGTCAGGCCCCGGCGGCGAAGACCGCCCAGACCCCGGCGGACTGGCCGAATACCACCCCTCCGATCGTCCGGGCCGCCGCAGGTGCCACCCTCTGCGCCCAGATCACCCCCGAGGGCACCACTCCCCGGGTACGGCTCGTCCTGACCGCCGCCGCCGTGCCCGCGACACCTCCGGCCAGGGGCCCCGAACTCGCCCCCGCCTGCCTCCCGGTGGACGGCATCACCGTCAGGCCGGGCCGCGGCGCCCTGGTAGCCGCACTGGGAGCGGGCGGCGGTGTCCGCGGCACCACGACCTACCTGGTCACCGATGTCGGCGTGAAATACCGGATCGGCGAAGGCGCCGCGGCCCAGCGACTCGGACTGAAGGGCGCGTCCGTCCAGGCCGTACCGTCACGGCTGCTCGATATGCTGCCCACCGGCCCCGACCTCGACATCGCCGCCGCGACGGGCGCCACCGACGGGCGAAAACCAGCCAATCAGCCCTGCCGGTAA
- a CDS encoding WXG100 family type VII secretion target: protein MSFNSHLNDGVIHVEYNSVHMAAEDMRMQTKAIQNTVTALNSELDVLRAAWQGIDAATYDEKQAAWNAASNGLADILTKHGALLEQIVEIYRRHENKAASDWGSIRV from the coding sequence GTGTCCTTCAACAGTCACCTCAACGACGGCGTCATCCACGTCGAGTACAACTCCGTCCACATGGCGGCCGAGGACATGCGTATGCAGACCAAGGCCATCCAGAACACGGTCACCGCGCTCAACTCGGAGCTGGATGTGCTGCGCGCCGCCTGGCAGGGCATCGACGCCGCCACCTACGACGAGAAGCAGGCGGCCTGGAACGCCGCGTCCAACGGTCTCGCGGACATCCTCACCAAGCACGGCGCCCTGCTGGAGCAGATCGTCGAGATCTACCGCAGGCACGAGAACAAGGCCGCGAGCGACTGGGGCTCGATCCGCGTCTGA
- a CDS encoding type VII secretion system-associated protein, whose product MAQVDLSHLDIKTLEAFRDNDPGGVKEFVTKLAGLLSTDSGREPTSMVLMDRQLENQEASYAADMLWLGKLGAPPKGASTVLTAAPFLGYVTSSAKALHTVEKEQKTTFDNITRNLTRTIEAMKKAQQTVLEDVEAQRFLNDWRNIGQAPDPRPGPTP is encoded by the coding sequence ATGGCCCAGGTCGATCTGTCCCACCTCGACATCAAGACCCTGGAGGCGTTCAGGGACAACGATCCCGGAGGGGTGAAGGAGTTCGTCACCAAGCTGGCCGGTCTGCTGTCGACCGACTCGGGACGGGAGCCCACCTCCATGGTCCTCATGGACCGGCAGTTGGAGAACCAGGAGGCGTCCTACGCCGCGGACATGCTCTGGCTGGGCAAGCTCGGAGCGCCCCCCAAGGGCGCGAGTACGGTGCTGACCGCCGCGCCGTTCCTGGGCTATGTCACATCGTCGGCCAAGGCTCTCCACACGGTGGAGAAGGAACAGAAGACCACCTTCGACAACATCACCCGGAATCTGACGAGGACGATCGAGGCGATGAAGAAGGCCCAGCAGACCGTTCTGGAAGACGTCGAAGCGCAGCGGTTCCTGAACGACTGGCGGAACATCGGCCAGGCTCCCGACCCGCGTCCGGGCCCCACCCCCTAA
- a CDS encoding AAWKG family protein (Members of this family are unrelated to eukaryotic Tcp10, although some members contain a repetitive region similar to a C-terminal repeat region of Tcp10.) — translation MPMDNPLWEEVVGQITGFNGGTREAVGKVGGTSDENGNLGGGWIKADIQKIDMRLLGEEKQTAAPDYNPERVVRFYDYAGPDSAIVKYCEVRLSVPWSSSTGNDFSDGGVAGKFDWSYGKALEHLKGTGSIEGFESLTAKDSADLRTFVTTAKSFDEVQEFFGTYAPVLEKWVTDLGGEDAAWKGNGADAFRELIAGLHLGYKEFADLLAPTGSPTAATFPSSSGYTPKSVVGDNIMRGGEAIHAATVSLHNAWSTWTGKPGWLPTHHLDDWIDKVIAYLNVRNIANTRVEKLSRLPNATFSIYYDEGSGIGDLRTKEAWARLGNKAYETWRAGLEADLDPTAGSAARTLNNALADIGESPSTFTFNLGFTDLRSLFNERETERKAGEAEREAERQKEEMEKKKEELEKGLGGGGGGGGEIPPPPGLGPNGVGGKDGNLGAGGPGGLKPPPGLDLNPGNNGSKGPGAGGPGGLKPPPGLDLIGGGDKGVIRNPDGSVSVRNPDGSYTTTYPDGRKETTPPGVLPPGLGLNPGGLPGTGTPSPPLKTVKGPDGSTTSYNQDGSRTITHKDGASTTIGRDGTVTTLNPGGSTTVLHRDGSQSVTYPDGTKTTFKPDGSSVTQYKNGSVVQRAPDGTLTTTDAEGNKTVDRPKPGETVKNPDGSTTTYNKDGSATTVHANGIRTTVGADGTITTLDPDGTKTVSRLGQNTSTIEYADGSVAKVEKDGTVVTTYKDGSTTRLGPDGTYTATDADGKKSTEHLNPLGGKAGAITQHNVDGSTTTRYPDGTVDQEYKDGRRKVTYPDGRTVTTDADGRTVSVTGGKGSSGIGSGGSGRFSDLFDQLDRERKKSPWVPNLYSGGTGGSGGNHGSGGPPPPLLNPNTIGGNFAPPGGGPGIGSGAGSGSGSGGTGAGRSIAGNETGANRARPNPTVVEETAARRPATSSGMMPMMPPPMGGMGGMGGGQGSQGEERERATWVSEDEEVWGTDEGGVAGVIGR, via the coding sequence ATGCCCATGGACAATCCCCTCTGGGAGGAGGTCGTCGGCCAGATCACCGGCTTCAACGGCGGAACGCGCGAGGCCGTGGGCAAGGTCGGCGGAACCTCCGATGAGAACGGGAATCTGGGCGGCGGCTGGATCAAGGCCGATATCCAGAAAATCGACATGCGCCTTCTCGGCGAGGAGAAGCAGACGGCCGCGCCGGATTACAACCCCGAGCGAGTCGTCCGCTTCTACGATTACGCCGGTCCCGACAGCGCCATCGTGAAGTACTGCGAAGTACGGCTCAGCGTGCCGTGGTCGTCGAGCACCGGCAACGACTTCAGTGACGGCGGGGTGGCGGGGAAATTCGACTGGTCGTACGGGAAGGCGCTGGAGCATCTGAAGGGAACGGGCTCGATCGAGGGCTTCGAGTCGCTCACCGCCAAGGACAGCGCCGACCTCCGGACGTTCGTCACCACGGCGAAGTCCTTCGACGAAGTGCAGGAGTTCTTCGGGACGTACGCCCCTGTGCTGGAGAAGTGGGTTACGGATCTCGGCGGTGAGGACGCGGCCTGGAAGGGCAATGGCGCCGACGCCTTCCGGGAGCTGATCGCCGGACTCCATCTCGGATACAAGGAGTTCGCGGACCTGCTCGCCCCCACGGGCAGTCCCACGGCTGCCACTTTCCCCTCCAGCAGTGGCTACACGCCGAAGTCCGTGGTCGGCGACAACATCATGCGGGGCGGGGAGGCCATCCACGCCGCCACGGTGTCGCTGCACAACGCCTGGTCGACCTGGACGGGCAAGCCGGGCTGGCTCCCCACGCATCACCTGGACGACTGGATCGACAAGGTGATCGCCTACCTCAACGTACGGAACATCGCGAACACCAGGGTGGAGAAGCTCTCGAGGCTGCCCAACGCCACTTTCTCCATCTACTACGACGAGGGCTCGGGGATCGGCGACCTGCGGACGAAGGAGGCCTGGGCGCGGCTCGGGAACAAGGCGTACGAGACCTGGCGGGCCGGGCTCGAGGCCGATCTGGACCCGACGGCCGGGAGCGCGGCACGCACCCTGAACAACGCCCTGGCCGATATCGGCGAGTCCCCCTCGACCTTCACGTTCAACCTCGGCTTCACCGATCTGCGTTCCCTCTTCAACGAGCGCGAGACCGAGCGCAAGGCCGGGGAGGCGGAGCGGGAGGCCGAGCGTCAGAAGGAGGAGATGGAGAAGAAGAAGGAGGAGCTGGAGAAGGGGCTCGGTGGCGGGGGAGGCGGTGGCGGTGAGATCCCGCCCCCGCCCGGTCTCGGACCGAACGGCGTGGGCGGTAAGGACGGCAACCTCGGTGCCGGCGGTCCGGGCGGTCTGAAGCCGCCGCCGGGGCTCGACCTGAACCCCGGCAACAACGGGTCCAAGGGGCCCGGTGCCGGCGGTCCGGGAGGCCTCAAGCCCCCGCCCGGTCTCGACCTCATCGGTGGCGGCGACAAGGGCGTCATCCGCAACCCCGACGGCTCGGTGTCCGTCCGCAACCCCGACGGTTCGTACACCACCACCTACCCCGACGGCCGCAAGGAGACCACCCCGCCCGGTGTCCTCCCGCCCGGACTGGGGCTCAACCCGGGTGGACTCCCCGGGACCGGCACCCCGTCGCCGCCGCTGAAGACGGTGAAGGGCCCCGACGGCTCCACCACCTCGTACAACCAGGACGGTTCGCGGACCATCACCCACAAGGACGGCGCCAGCACCACCATCGGCCGGGACGGCACGGTGACCACGTTGAATCCCGGCGGCTCCACCACCGTGCTGCACCGGGACGGCAGCCAGTCCGTCACCTACCCCGACGGTACGAAGACCACGTTCAAGCCCGACGGCAGCTCGGTCACGCAGTACAAGAACGGCAGCGTCGTTCAGCGAGCCCCCGACGGCACGCTGACCACCACGGACGCCGAGGGCAACAAGACGGTCGACCGCCCGAAGCCGGGTGAGACCGTGAAGAACCCGGACGGTTCCACCACCACGTACAACAAGGACGGCTCGGCCACCACCGTCCACGCCAACGGCATCCGGACCACGGTCGGCGCCGACGGCACCATCACGACTCTCGACCCGGACGGTACGAAGACGGTCTCCCGGCTGGGGCAGAACACCTCGACCATCGAGTACGCGGACGGCTCGGTCGCCAAGGTGGAGAAGGACGGCACGGTCGTCACCACCTACAAGGACGGCAGCACCACCCGGCTCGGCCCCGACGGTACGTACACCGCGACCGACGCGGACGGAAAGAAGAGCACCGAGCACCTCAATCCGCTGGGCGGCAAGGCCGGCGCGATCACCCAGCACAACGTGGACGGCTCCACCACCACCCGCTATCCGGACGGCACGGTCGACCAGGAGTACAAGGACGGCCGCCGTAAGGTCACCTATCCCGACGGGCGTACGGTCACCACCGACGCCGACGGCCGCACGGTCAGCGTCACCGGGGGCAAGGGCTCGTCCGGAATCGGCTCGGGCGGCTCCGGCCGGTTCAGTGATCTCTTCGACCAGCTGGACCGGGAGCGGAAGAAGTCCCCGTGGGTGCCGAACCTCTACAGCGGGGGTACGGGCGGCAGCGGCGGCAACCATGGCTCGGGCGGCCCCCCGCCGCCCTTGCTGAACCCCAACACCATCGGCGGCAACTTCGCACCGCCGGGCGGCGGCCCCGGAATCGGGTCCGGAGCCGGGTCCGGGTCCGGTTCCGGTGGGACGGGCGCCGGCCGGTCGATCGCGGGCAACGAGACGGGCGCCAACCGGGCCCGCCCGAATCCGACGGTGGTGGAGGAGACCGCGGCCCGTCGGCCCGCCACCAGCTCCGGGATGATGCCGATGATGCCGCCCCCCATGGGAGGCATGGGCGGTATGGGCGGCGGCCAGGGGAGCCAGGGCGAGGAACGGGAGCGCGCGACCTGGGTCAGTGAGGACGAAGAGGTCTGGGGCACCGACGAGGGCGGTGTGGCCGGGGTGATCGGCCGCTGA